The Streptomyces sp. NBC_00597 DNA segment ACGGTGGGACGGTACCTGCCCGGTACCCAGGGCATGGACGTCGGCGGGGACTGGTACGACGTGGTCGAGACGACCGATGGCCTGCTGGCGCTGGTGATCGGGGACGTCCAGGGCCACGGGGTGGCGGCCGCCGCGACGATGGGACAGCTGCGCAGCGCGGTACGGGCCTTCACGCTCGGCGGGAGTCCGCCGGAGCAGGTGGTGGCGGGGACGAACCGGCTGCTGATCGATCTGGATCCGGGGCAGTTCGCCAGCTGCTGCTACGTGCTGCTCGACCCGGTGTCGGGCCGGGCGCGAGCGGTGCGGGCCGGGCACCCCCAGCCGCTGCTGCGGCACGCGGACGGGCGGGCCGAGGTGCTGGACCTGCCGGGCGGGATGGTGCTCGGCATCGATGCGGACGCCTCGTACCCGGTGACGGAGCTGCGGCTGGCACCCGGTGCGGTGTTCGCCCTCTACACCGACGGGCTGGTCGAGGAGGCGGGCGAGGACATCGACCTGGGGGTGGAGCGGCTGCGGGCGGCGCTGGCCGCGGCCCGGCCGTCGCCGCTGACGGAGCTGGCCGACCGGCTCGTCGGCGAGGCGGGGGACTTCGCGGACCGGCCGGACGACATCGCGCTGCTGCTGGCCTCGCGGACGAAGGGGGCTCCCGCCGCGAGCGCGACCGGCGCGGCTTGAGCCCGGGAGGATCTTGCGGGGGTGCCCACCCCTTGGGCAAGTGGTGTCGCTGGGAGCACATGTCGGCAAAGCGGAAGAAAATTTGCCTACGTGCCGCTGCGGTTCCCGCACCTGGTCTCTGCGCAGCGTTTACGCGGCCTTAACACCGCCTTGGGCCTGCCGCAGCCCACCAGCACGATGGAATCCGCAGCAGGAGAGCTATTGACCTGCGGATCTCGCAGGGTTTCGATGTCGGCCCGGGAGCCACTGAACCACGCTGCTCACCACCGCCTCGGAGGCGATACCGCTCCCGCACCTCAGTTCACCGCACCAGCCGATCGGAACCCCGCACCGATGTCTGAAACGATCAGTGCCCCTCAGGCCCTCGCCCCCGCCACCGGGCCCGTCCCCCAGAAGCTCAAGCGTTCCATCGGCGTCGTCGGCGGGACACTGCTGACGCTGTCGTGCGTGACGCCGGCCTCGACCCTGTTCGTCGTCGTGCCCGACCTGTTCGCCAGCCTCGGCACGTGGACCGCCCTCACGATCGCCATCGGCTCGCTGCTCTGCATCGGCGTCGCGTTCTGCTATTCCGAGCTCGGCACCCTGATCCCCAGCGCCGGCGGCGAGTACGCCATGGTGTCGACCATGGCGGGCCGGCTGGCCGGCTGGCTGGTGTTCGTCCTCTCGCTGCTGGTCGTGATGATCGTGCCGCCCGTGATCGCAATGGGCACCGCCGACTACCTGGCGCCGATCGTGCACATACCGGCCCCGGTCGCGGGTGGCGGCGTGATGCTGCTCGCCACCCTCGCCGGCCTGCTCGACCTGCGGGCCAACGCCTGGATCACCGGCATCTTCCTGGTGCTGGAGGTGGTCGCCGCCGCGCTGGTCGCCGTACTGGGCTTCGTGCACAGCGAGCGGGGCGCCGGCGCGCTGGTGCACGGCACGGTCGCGACCGAGGGCGGCGGTACGTCCACGGTGACCGCGATGATGGTCGTCTCCGGCCTCGCCATCGCCCTGTTCATCACCCAGGGCTTCTCGACCGCGGTCTACCTCTCGGAGGAGCTGGAGAACCCGCGGCGCAACGTCGCCCGCACGGTGCTGGCCACCCTCGCGATCTCCACGGCCGTCATCCTGGTCCCGGTCATCGCCATCACCGTCGGCGCCCCCGACCTGTCCGCGCTCGCCGAGGGCGACCTCGGCGGGATGGTCACCGCCTGGTCCAACTCGGCCGTCGGCACCTTCGTCAGCCTCTGCGTCGCTCTCGCCATCATCAACGCGGGCATCGTCATGGTGATCCAGAACTCCCGGGTGCTGTTCGCCTCCGCCCGTGACAAGGCCTGGCCCGAGCCGGTCAACCAGGCGCTGTCCAAGCTCGGCCGCTTCGGCTCCCCGTGGGTGGCCACCCTCTTGGTCGGCGTCCCGGGCGCGGCCCTGTGCTTCGTCAACCTCGACACCCTGTACGGGGTCACCGGGGTCTCGGTGACCGCCATGTACCTGCTGGTCGCCGTGGCCGCGCTGTTCGCCCGGCGCGGGGCGCACCGCGAGGTGACCGCCTGGCGCATGCCGCTGTGGCCGGCGGTTCCGATCGCGCTGATCGCGGTACTCGGCTACATCCTGACCCAGCAGGAGACCCAGTACCTGCTGTGGACCGGCGGGATCACCGCCGTGGCCACGCTCTACTGGGCGCTGTACCTGCGGCCGCGGCAGGACACCCGCTGGCTGGTCAGCATCCCGGAGGACGGCGAGTCCGCCGCCGTCTGACCGCGCTGCGGCACGGGCCCACGGGGTCATCGGCATGGGCATGGGCGTCGGCATCCACAGGGGTCAGTTCCCGTCGGCCCCGTCCATGCTGATGACGACCTTGCCGAAGGGAGCGCCCGTCGCGTACTCGCGGTAGGCCGTGCGGGCCTCCTCGAAGGGGTGCACCCGGTCGATGACCGGGCGCAGCCCGTGGGCGGCCACCGCGCGGTTCATGTCCTCGAAGCGGGTGCGGCTGCCGACGAACACCCGGCGGATCGTGGCGAGGCTCGACGCGTACGCCGCGTTCGAGATCTCGATGCCGGCCCCGGCGGCGCTGCCGGTGGTCAGCAGGGCGACCTGTCCGTACAGGGCACTGGCCCGGACCGACTGTTCGATGGTCTCGGGGCCGCCCGTCTCGACGACGAGGTCGGCGCCGAGGCCGCCGGTGAGCTCCCGTACGGAGCTGCCCCAGTCGGGGCTCTGCCGGTAGTCGACGACCTCGTCGGCACCGAGCGCCTTGAGCCGGTCCGCCTTGTCGGCGCTGGAGGTGGTCGACACCACGCGGCAGCCGAGGAGTTTCGCGAACTGCACGGCGAAGAGGGCGACCGGGCCGGTTCCGAGGGTCAGTACGGTCTGGCCGGGCAGCAGCGGTTCGCCGCCGGTCAGCGCGCTCCAGGCGGTGACCCCGGCGCAGGGCAGGGTGGCCGCTTCCTCCCAGGTCAGGTGGTCCGGGACGCGCACCGCCCACTGTTCGTCGAGTACGGCGTACTCGGTGAGCATCCCGTCGAGGGTGCAGCCGGGCTGGTCGAAGGCGTCGGGGGTGATCCGGCCGGTGCGCCAGCGCGGGAAGTACGCGCAGGAGACGCGGTCGCCCACCGCGAACCGGGTCACGGCCTCCCCGACGGCGACCACCTCGCCGGCGCCGTCGCTGAGCGGCACGACGCCTGGTACGGCGGGCAGCGGGTAGCGCCGGTCGAGGATCAGCAGGTCCCGCTTGTTGAGGGAGGCGGCCCGGACGGCGACGACGATGGCGGTGGGGCCGGCCGGCTCCGGCCGGGGTCCGCCGGAGTCGCGCGGCACGATTCCCTCGATGCCGCCGAATGCTTCCAGGTGGTACGAGCGCATTGCGTCCTCCGCTGCCGTGGGTGCGAGCCGTTGCGCTGCCGAGCTTCCGGCGCCGGGGACACGCCCGGCAATTCCCTGCGGGGAATGGCGGGGTCCGGCCGGCGGCGGCTAGAAAGGGCGCATGGCCCCCACTGCTGCCGCCTCTGCCACCGCGCCCACCCCGTTCGCCCGAGAAGTGCGCCGGCGGCGGGCACTGCGCCGGATGAGCCAGCTCGAACTGGCCACCCTGGCCGGAACCACTCAGCGGCACCTCAGCTTTATCGAGAGCGGCCGCTCCACGCCGGGGCGGGCGATGGTGGTCCGGCTCTCCGAATCCCTCGGGCTGACGTTGCGGGAGCGCAACTCGATGCTGCTGAGCGCCGGATACGCGCCGGCGTACGCGGAGTCACCGCGGGAGTCGGCCGCCGTCGGGCCGGCCATGGAGGCCCTGCGGTCGATCCTGACCGGGCACCTTCCGTACCCGGCGGTGGTCGCCGGTCCGCGCGGTGAACTCGTCCTGGCGAACGCCGCGTTCGGGGTCCTGACCGAGGGCGCGGCCGCCCACCTGCTCGCGCCGCCGGTGAACGTGCTGCGGATCGCGCTGCACCCCGAGGGCATGGCGCCGCGGGTGGTGAACCTCGCGGCGTGGGGGCGGCACATCACGGAGAGCCTACGCGCCCGGGCCACCGCCCACCCCGACCCCGAACTCGACTCCCTCATCGCCGAGTTGACCGGCTACCTGCCTGCGGCGCCGCCGCCAGGCCCGGACCACCTGGGCTTCGCGGTACCCCTGCGGCTGCGCACCTCCGGGGGCGAGCTCAGGCTCCTGACCACCCTGACGTCGTTCGCCACGGCCGTGGACGTCACCCTGGCCGAGCTCCACCTGGAAGCCTTCCTCCCGGCCGACCCCCAGACCGCCGCCCTCCTCCACCGCCGCGCATCCGCCGCCCCCGCCTGACTAGGGCCAGGGAAGCGGTGAAGCCGGGCGCTGGGGACCCGGCTTCACCGTTCAGTTCTTCATGTCACGACGGCGTGCCGCCTGCCGGAAGGATGTGTCAGATCTTCCACAGCTGGTCGGCGAACTTTGCATCGCAGTCGATCTGCTTGACGACGGCGCCGTTCTCAGGCGTCTGCCACGGCACCCACATACAGCGGTTGCTGGTGAGGTTGCGAATCTGATAGCTGCCGCCGGCGACCGGCTCCATCTTCCACAGCTGATCGGCGAACTTCGCATCACAGTCGATCTGCTTGACGACGGCGCCGTTCTCAGGCGTCTGCCACGGCACCCACATACAGCGGTTGCTGGTGAGGTTGCGAATCTGATAGCTGCCGCCGGCGACCGGCTCCATCTTCCACAGCTGATCGGCGAACTTCGCATCACAGTCGATCTGCTTGACGACCGCACCGCTGTCGGGCGTCTGCCACGGCACCCACGCGCAACGGTTGCTGGTGACGTTCTTGATCGTGGCCGTGGTGAAGCGGACCTGCTTGATCCAGTCCTGGGCCCCGTCGATGCGGGCACCGAAGGCACCGGTCGCGGTCTGGCCGCTGTCGAGGCACCCACCCTGCCACGAGCGGCTGGTGATACCGACCAGAGCGGGCTTGCCGTTCTCAGTACGCACGGCGGGGCCACCGGCGTCGCCCTTGCATACGGTGGCGTTGGCCGGGGTCTTGGCTGTCAGAGCAAAGCCGACCGCATCGATGTTGCTGACGGAGAAGGCGGCTG contains these protein-coding regions:
- a CDS encoding APC family permease — translated: MSETISAPQALAPATGPVPQKLKRSIGVVGGTLLTLSCVTPASTLFVVVPDLFASLGTWTALTIAIGSLLCIGVAFCYSELGTLIPSAGGEYAMVSTMAGRLAGWLVFVLSLLVVMIVPPVIAMGTADYLAPIVHIPAPVAGGGVMLLATLAGLLDLRANAWITGIFLVLEVVAAALVAVLGFVHSERGAGALVHGTVATEGGGTSTVTAMMVVSGLAIALFITQGFSTAVYLSEELENPRRNVARTVLATLAISTAVILVPVIAITVGAPDLSALAEGDLGGMVTAWSNSAVGTFVSLCVALAIINAGIVMVIQNSRVLFASARDKAWPEPVNQALSKLGRFGSPWVATLLVGVPGAALCFVNLDTLYGVTGVSVTAMYLLVAVAALFARRGAHREVTAWRMPLWPAVPIALIAVLGYILTQQETQYLLWTGGITAVATLYWALYLRPRQDTRWLVSIPEDGESAAV
- a CDS encoding NAD(P)-dependent alcohol dehydrogenase encodes the protein MRSYHLEAFGGIEGIVPRDSGGPRPEPAGPTAIVVAVRAASLNKRDLLILDRRYPLPAVPGVVPLSDGAGEVVAVGEAVTRFAVGDRVSCAYFPRWRTGRITPDAFDQPGCTLDGMLTEYAVLDEQWAVRVPDHLTWEEAATLPCAGVTAWSALTGGEPLLPGQTVLTLGTGPVALFAVQFAKLLGCRVVSTTSSADKADRLKALGADEVVDYRQSPDWGSSVRELTGGLGADLVVETGGPETIEQSVRASALYGQVALLTTGSAAGAGIEISNAAYASSLATIRRVFVGSRTRFEDMNRAVAAHGLRPVIDRVHPFEEARTAYREYATGAPFGKVVISMDGADGN
- a CDS encoding helix-turn-helix domain-containing protein; this encodes MAPTAAASATAPTPFAREVRRRRALRRMSQLELATLAGTTQRHLSFIESGRSTPGRAMVVRLSESLGLTLRERNSMLLSAGYAPAYAESPRESAAVGPAMEALRSILTGHLPYPAVVAGPRGELVLANAAFGVLTEGAAAHLLAPPVNVLRIALHPEGMAPRVVNLAAWGRHITESLRARATAHPDPELDSLIAELTGYLPAAPPPGPDHLGFAVPLRLRTSGGELRLLTTLTSFATAVDVTLAELHLEAFLPADPQTAALLHRRASAAPA